GAGACTCTTTTTTGTTGCCTGCAAATGTCCCACATAACCCTGTTAGGTACAGTGGCACAGTTGGCATTGTTGTTGAACAAGATAGACCCGCTGGCCAAGATGATCATTTAAGATGGTACTGCTCTAATTGCAAGGAAATAGTCTGTCAGTTCGATTTTGAAATGAAAGATCTTGGAACCCAAGTTAAAGAGGGCATTCTAAAGTTTGAAGAGAGCGAAGAACTAAGGACTTGCAAGGAGTGTGGGACGCTGAACTACTCGAAGCCACAATAATACGACAAGGTTTAAAAATGTATATATCGTGGGAAGTATTGCTCTGTGTTTACTTTTTTTATTTCACCCGCTCTGACTCTGAACTGTAGTTCTATAATTAAAAAGCCTTTTACTTTCAAGACATTAGGCTAACTCTAAACGCAATATTAGTGAACAACAACTATTATTAGATCTGATTCTAAAATAAGTGATTGTGCTTTAATCCTTGACAGTACTTGCATCAATATGGCGCTCTATTTGGACGGTTGTCAGTGTGCATCAAAGCAAGTTGACGATTCCACTAACAAAGACCCTCTTGTTCATTCAAAAGACCCAAAGCATCCTGCAAATATCATTTGCCAGCTATGTAGACTCTTTTACAGTAACAATTGGATTACTGGGACTGGCGGTGGTATTTCAGTGAAGCATCCTTTGACTGGACATATCTATATTGCTCCTTCTGGTGTACAGAAAGAGCAACTGCAGCCTGAGGAAATGTTCGTTATGGACCCTAAAACCGAGGACTATATCCGTACTCCTGAGGGCTACAAGCCAAGTGCATGTACTCCACTATTCATGTCATGCTACAGACAGCGTAACGCCGCCGCTGTGATCCATACTCATTCTCAACATGCCGTGATGTGCTCTCTATTCTTCGACAAAGTCTTTGAAATTGCTAATATAGAGCAGATCAAGGCTTTGCCTAGTGGTCAGAAAGACCCGGTAACTGGTAAGGACATTAACTTGTCTTTCTTTGATACTTTACACATTCCAATTATTGAGAATACTGCCCATGAAGAAGACTTGACCGATGGTCTGAATGAGGCCCTTGCAGCGTACCCTAACGCAACAGCCGTTATTGTCCGTAGACACGGAATGTATGTCTGGGGACCTACTCTAGATAAGGCCAAGGTTTACAACGAGGCAATCGACTACTTGTTAGAACTTGCCACCAAGATGCACCAATTGGGCATTCCACCTGCATGCGCTATTGGGGAAGAGAAGAAGTACGTGAAAACATACTGAGATTAGTCTCCCAAATTTTATAGTATTCTGTTATCTATATACCTATCATTATTCTTAAACTTACAGTGCATCGCCATGCTCAGTTCTCCATACTTCCTTCCATATTTCATGTTCCCTGTCAACTATATTCTTCGTATTTTGCAATTGGGCAACTTCCTCAGTGGAATCACTCCCAGAATCCTCAAATGGCCCACAGCATACCACCTGAGAGCCTTGAAGGACATATGCACCAGCAATGCTTGATTGAGTAAATCTTTCTTTCACGTCAGAGAGTAAAAGATTAATAGATTTGTCGAAACCTGACAATGTAGCCAATAGGCATTGACCATCCGTGGTTATAATAACAACCCTTTGATTCAGATAGTCCTTGAGTAGTGGGGACATTGATTTAGAGGCCGAACAAGCTTTGCTATCTGTTTATTTGTTCATTTAAGCAGCTTATTGTAGCAAGTTTGCTAGTGTTCTAGCCTTTTTATTGAAAACCTGAACTAAATAAAAACTAAATCTACACCGCAACTAACAACATATATAGGGATCTAGCATAAGAATATCTAGTTAAGATGACTGATAGATTGGCTACTAGTGATACAGAAAATGGCAGTTCTCCTCTTAAACATTTGGATGATACTGATAGGCAGATCCTTGAATGGGCAGGAAAGCTTGAAATGGAGTCCATAGATCTACGAGAAAAAGCAGGTGATCTGTTGAGTGAGCTGCGGAAACGCTGTAACGAGCTCAATGTGACTCAAAAAGGTATTGTGGATTGGAAGAACACTATGAATGATGAATTAACGTGTACGTGAATTTGAGAATACCCCTATAATAATTAAACATTGGCTCAATGGTACTAACTAAATCTCCGTTAGCctttaaagaagaagtGCTAAGGGCCTTACAGGATAAGCATAAGGTGCTGCTAGGTGAAATAAGGAAAACGCAGAACTCTGGCGGCTCGGGATCACGTTCCAAGAGTACTGTGCAGTTGCCGCCGTTGTCCGCGGGAGAAATGGACAAGTTCTCATCTAGAATCATTAAAAGCTTTGAAACTAGGCAGAATAGGTGGTTGAAGGAGTTCCAATCGACACAGCAGGTACTGTATAATGTTACTGTTCAGATGGATCGAGTTACTGAGGTGCTAGGAAACATGTCACGGGACTTGCAAAACTTAACAGAACGCCAAGTTACGTTAGAGCAGGAGCTTGTAAATCAGAGGTATGAGCATAATCAGCATAATTTATCGACACCACCTCCAAGCTTCGTTGCTAGTCGTAAGCGTTCGGCTTCTCCCACACCTCGTGGTGTTACATTGAGCAAGACAAGGGACAAAGTAAATAAAACTCGATACATTATTCCATGGGAAGACATATCTGACCAGGAACTATAGAAGTACGTAGGTGGTGGTACGCTGCAGGTCGAGTCCAATTATTAGGTTGCAAATGTTGCCTAATGCGCGACTACGTACGAACCTGTCGTAGTAGATCTTATAACACTGCATATAGCGAGTAAGAAATTGAGACACTTGTTCATCGGTCATGCCACTGCCTGTGTTTTTAATCAGTTCATGCTCTTGCTGGACTCGCCAGGTATAAACGTTTTGAATGTCATCAGCGGCAAGCACGATCCCTAATGTGTTGAGCTCGGAATTCTTCCACAGGATAGTTTCATACCTGCGGAGGAACTGATTAATTAGGGCGAGGGAACTATTGGTGTTTTCACCTGCGAATAGAGCCAATTTAGCCTCTGGTATAGACTGGAATCCGAGAAACCACCCCTCCAGGATCACAATGTCAATTGGCTTTTTGACTTTAGCATACCCTGCGCGGTCACCTTCTCCATTAAAAGCAGCCTTATTGTATTTCGGGATAACCAGAACTCCAGGTTCTGGACTATTCAATCTCTTGATGACAGCTTCAAGCAGATCTAGATCATGAGTACCAGGAAGTCCTCTTCCCTGTAATAAAGGATTCTGTTCATACTTTTTACTCAATGCCAATTGTTCATTGTGAGGCAGATAGAAATCATCTATAGAGATGTTTAAGGTTTTATAATGCTTACTTAAATGCTCAAACAACCTGTAAGCGTTATATGACTTGCCTGATCCTTGTATTCCAGAAATTAAGATAAAAAGGGGCCCAGGGCCTTTTCGTTGAGCCAAAGCCTCGGGTACTTTAACATCGACAAACGAAAGGATAGTATCAATTGTTGAGGAAGGCATATGTATGAAAGGTAGTTTTCTTTATTACAAAGTGTATGTAATTCAATGCCATGTTCCGTAAACTTCACTAAAAACATTTTGCTAGGTTTAGTGCAACAGCCACGGGATCGCCGTCGAAAAGGGCCTCTTTAATACTCGAGCCAGCTATGACTCAAAAATCGTTGTATAGTTTTAAGGAGTTAAGTATCTCAAAGTACAAATGTATTTTAAATTACACAGTAATGGTGAGGATGCTTAGAACATGCCTTCAATCTCGCCATCTTCGTTAAGCTCGATGTTCATAAACCCACAATGGGTTGGTAGACCAGGAATAGTCTGAATTTCAGCTGCTAGAGCATATAGATAACCAGCACCGATGGATGCCTTAACATCTCTAATTGGGAATATATAGTCTGTTGGGACACCTTTCAATGAGGCGTCATGAGATAAGGAATACTGAGTTTTGGCGATACACACAGGTAGATCTCCGAAACCTTGTTTTGCATATAGATCAATCTTGTTTTTAGCCTCATCAGAAAGGCTAATATCTGCTGCACCGTACATCTCCCTGGCAATGCAACGAAGCTTCTCTTCGATGCCCAAAGATTTGTCGTCATATAAGTATTTGAAATCCTGAGATGGCAATTCCGTAGCCTTGATAACCGCGTTAGCAAGATCCACAGCACCTTTTCCACCTTCAGCCCAGTGGTTTGCAATAACTGCATCCACAGCGCCGGCTTTAATTGACTCTTCCTTGATAACTTCATGTTCAAGATCAGTGTCTGATGATATTTTGTTAATGGCAACTACTACAGGAACGTTATAAGCTCTAGCATTTTGTATCTGTTTAGCCAGGTTTGAACAGCCCTTTCTCAGTAATTCGACGTTTTCAGTACTATACTCAGAAGGAAGTGGCGCACCTGCTTTAACCTCTGCACCTCCTCCATGAACCTTCAATGCACGAACTGTTGCCACAATCACAATGACGTCTGGTGATAGACCGCTCGATCTGCACTTAATGTTCAAGAATCTCTCGCCCCCCATCGTGAAGTCGAAACCAGCCTCGGTCACAACATAACCGACTTGTTGtttcttctcttcttctgaaGCTTCTGGGTCCACTCCCGCTAGTTTTAATGCTATTTTATCAGCAATAATTGAACTAGCACCAATGGAAATATTAGCAAATGGACCAGCATGAACGAAAACTGGTGTGCCCTCTAGGGTTTGCATTAGAGTTGGCTTGATGGCATCTTTCATCAAAGCCGCCATTGCACCAGCACAGCCAATATCCTCACAAGTAACTGGTTCGCCTGCTTTGTTAGAAGCCACAACAATTTTTCCTAATCTTTCCCTTAGATCACTTAGAGAGTTCGACAAAGCTAGGATAGCCATACACTCAGATGCAACAGAAATTTCGAACCCAGTTTCTCTGGTGAACCCGCGCTCCGTTGGAGCCTGGCCTACAGTAATACCTCTCAAAAACCTGTCGTTACAGTCAACAACACGTTTCCAGGTTATTGATGATGGATCAATGTCTAATCTTGAGAATTGTCTGATTTCATCAGGTGTTAAGCTGTCTGGGTCAGTCTTATCAATTCCTAGTTTAGCAAGTCTTTTCAACATCGTTGGTAAGAACTTCCTCACGCCATTTTTGGCTGGGACTAATCTCTTATATAGCGCCTGATCCTTCTGTGTACCTTCGTGGAACATTCTGCTGTCAATTGCAGCCGCCAAAAGGTTTGTTGCAATGGAAATAGCGTGGATGTCACCTGTAACATGCATATTGAACTCATCCATTGGAATAACTTGAGAATAACCACCACCGGCAGCACCGCCTTTTATACCAAATGATGGCCCCATAGATGGTTGGCGCACATTGGCAAAAGCAACCTTTTTCAAATGAGCTCCAAGTGCTTGCACTAAGCCAATAGTAGTAGTGGACTTACCTTCTCCTAATGGTGTTGGAGTTATACCAGTAACCAAGATGTATTTACCATTTTCGCGCGCCTTCAACCTATTTAGAACATCCAATTGAACCTTCGCTTTAACCTTACCATATGGCTCGAGTTCAGAGGGCAAAATACCGGCCTCTGAAGCAACAGTAGTGATATCTTTTGGGTTCTGCGATCTGGAGATTTCAAAATCACATGGAACTGGCTGAACCAAATCCAAAGGTAATGGGGTGAAGGGTTCGGACACTTCCGCAGCCCTCTTGGCAGCTAGAAGAGTGTTTTGCATTAACATAGCAACGGTCATAGGGCCCACTCCTCCGGGAACAGGCGTTATAAGTTTGACCTTATCCAATGCCTTGGAAAACTCAACATCACCAACACACCTATAACCAGACTTTTTCGTACTGTCTTCAATACTATTAATGCCAACATCAATAATAACCGCATCCGGGTTTTGTAGCCAATCGCCCTTAACAAACTCGGCCTGACCTACAGCCGCAACTATAATATCCGCATGTGCAACATGTTGAGGGATATTCTGCGATTTGGAGTGCAACATAGTTACTGTGGCATCTAAAGATCTGAGCAATGCAGAAACAGGTATCCCGACAATATCAGATCTACCCAAAACCACAGCATTGGCCCCGGAAATCTTCACACCTGACCGCTGGAGCAATTCTATTACACCTTTAGGTGTACAAGGATGAAAATAAGGGGTTCCATTCCTGCTATTCAACTCGCCAATATTATAAGGGCCAAAACCATCAATATCCTTTGTTGGTAAAACAGCAGAAGTCACACGGTGCTCGTTTATGTGCTTAGGTAAGGGCAATTGAACCAATATACCGTGAACGGTCTTATCGGCGTTATTGTCGTTAATAACCGCCAACACTTCATTTTCACTAACAGTATCTTCCATATGAACAAAGTTGACAGTTATGCCAGCTTCTGCTGCAGCCTTCCGCTTCATACGAACGTAAGTACTGGAATCAGGTCTAGCACCCACTTGTATTAGAGTCATTTTAGCCTTGAAGCTAGgatcatttttctttaacTTAGAGATTTCGTCGGCAATCTCACCACGAATTGTGGCGGCTATCGCCTTACCATCAATAATAGCCATGGTATTGGTATATCTTGAGGTTAGAGTTGCGAATAATATTTAACTTTCGGACCTGCAGTATATATCTGTTGTCAACAAATCGAGGATAAATCCTATCCACCCATCTTAACAGATCATTATTTTTCCTGAAATCCGTAGGATCCTTTTTTTCTGACTCTGACCACCATTGTTTGATTATCGTGTAAAAAGGCGCCTTTGTTTCAGATGCCTATGGTTATGATGTTTATGTTTACATGGAGTTTGTATCGTACGTTGGGAATTGTGTGTTATGTATTTTGCAATCGCTATATCCGTTATATACACTGACCTCGGTGGTAGATTTGATGTTACCGGGAGTAATTTAGCCCTTTAAATGGCATAGCAATGGAAAATTGATGATATTGAGAAATTCTTGAAAGTGTTGAATTAATAATTATAGGCCTTTTAAGGAGCCGTGGGTATTAGTTCCGCAAAGGTGGCAAAAACTTAGTTTTTATATAGATAACGTATATAGGCTATAAGAGAGCTAGCTATGAAGTTGAAATGCTAGCTAACTTATATCTGGAATAATTACCGCTGAATTTGCTGATTTAGCATATGTTTAGTAGTTGAAGTTTACGTAGGGGGTTCAGTAATGGTGGCGGCTATTCGGTGGCAAAAGTAAGTACACTAAGAGGGAGTAGAAGATACTTACTAAATAAAATGGCTATAGATACAATAGAAGAAAACTGCGAAACAAGGAGGTCTGTTTCTATCTTTGCACTTTGGTTGTTTCACCAGTTGCGCAGTTGCCAATTATAAATCTGCTTTAGAAATATATTTCTAAAGCTTCTGATAACAAAAATATCAACACCGATCATAAACCAGAAAGCGGATATATATAAAGAGGTTTTAGTTATGACTAGTGAAACTGGCTTACCAGCGCCATGGACTGTGCGTTTCAGCAAAACACGTAAAAGAGAGTACTATTTCAACCCAGAGACTAAGCAGTCCCAGTGGGAGCTTCCAGAGGGTACTGACAGCAAAAAGCTAGAGGAATACCTAGAGAATAATCCTGTGAAGGTCAGATGTCTACACTTGTTGATCAAGCATAAAGGATCACGTAGACCGGCTTCTCATCGCAATAGCCAAATTAGCATAACAAAGGAGGAGGCAATTGAAGAGCTAAAGAAGTATGCTTTGAAGTATACTGAAGGGGCTAGGTTTGAGGATCTGGCTGTAGAGAGGAGCGATTGTTCGTCGTATAAGAAGGGAGGAGACTTGGGATTCTTTGGTAGGGGGGAAATGCAAGCTGAGTTTGAAAAAGTAGCCTTCTCCTTGAAAGTAGGAGAAGTAAGTGGAATTGCGGACTCCGATAGCGGAGTGCATTTGATCAAACGTGTGGCTTAAACCATGCCTTATGTTAGAGCTCATGTAAAAGTTATGTTCTTTTCTTTGTGTATTTGCGCTAAACTACGATTACCATAGATCAGGTACGTAATCCTGTGTAACGGAACTATCTTGGCCATACATACTCTGCCATTCGTTGAAGCCACCTCTGAGTATCCAGATCTCGAAAAGATGGAGCTGGTCTTCAGGAATTGACCTTAAGAACCGCATCGCCGTGGAAGGGCCTCTTTGCTGGGATTGAGCGCAATGGAACACACAGTGCACAACAGATTTTTGACCTTCACCTGGAAGCTTTTCCTCAAGCTTGCTTTTTAGCTCGTTTAGAAGCTCCGGTTCTCTTTTGATTCGGCCATAAGGGTAATTCCAACTGCCTGATATGTGGCCGCCAATATAGTCGCTGCCTCTAACATCTATAACTTGAAATGGCTCACGGTCTACATGTCCTATCTTTATCCAACGATATAGATCCTTAGGGTTTAGATACTTAATCCGAGATATGTTTGATGCCGACATATTTCCCACTCTGTTCACTTTCACTCTGAAGGGTATTAAAGAAGCAAACTTTTGAGGTTCAATATGGTAATTAGTGAAAGAAATTAACTTACAGAAAAAAACGCTAACTCATGAAAATATAAGCATATTTATATACATGCAATTCATCACCTACCCCGGAGCTCAATCCAGCTAGCTGATTTTGGAACATATCACCACATGTTAGTTTCTCTTCTAGGTCCACTGGTTTGGAAATCAGTGTGATATAGGTGGTAGTACTTAATCACTTTCATCAGCGGTATCATAAGGCGTATCTTGTGGCGTATCTTGTGGTGTACTATGTGGTGTATCGTGCAACCACCTGTCTAAATGAGAAAGCATGGAACCAGCCCTATTTAGGTGTTCCTCATCGCTCTCGCTAGAGGTTGTTACAAGACCATTACCTGGCGCTTCTCCAGTATATATATGAGCAAACTCCGTAGCAGGTGAGCCACCCCTTAAAGTTCTCTGCCTTTTGGGAGGACTTCCTACTAGCTTAGAGTATAGACTCCGTCCTAAAGTCTTCTTCAATAGCATTTCACGCACTTCAAAGTACAAATCTTTTGACGCATCATTCAATTTTTCCTGGTTTTTCTTAAAATATGACCTAAAGTCTTGTACATGCTTCCTGAACTCCAACTCATTCTTCTTCAACCATGACACGTTCAACTCGTGGCGGGTCGCTCCCCGTGCGAAATTCCGCATCAAATACTTATCATAGTCCCTGATGATTTTAGTAATTATATCACTAGTTGAAATGCCAGTGGTCCTCTGAGTCGCCAAGAATTTCCCTGTTTCCTTAATTGGCTTGTAAATGTCATCGCTATCAGCGCTGCTATATGGAAGGTCATCGTGCGCGACGTAGTCAATCTTGTGTTCCTCTAGAAATTCAGGCGTAACGCACCACGGCGCGTCTTTAATAACCTCGTCCACCCACCGACAGTGCATTAGGGATTCACACCTTTGTGCGTCGGTAAGTACAGTTAAACCCTTTAACTTATGTGTCACCTTATCACTAGGAACACCACAAACTAAAGTCACATTAGGGAATGACTTTTTACACTGCTCCAATTGCTTCATATGACCCAAATGGAATAGATCGAAAACTCCATCCGCATAAATCCGAACTGGTCTATCAGTAGGAGGAAGGTTGAAGGGAAATCCTCGAGGACGGAACTTACGATATTCCTCTGGGATTGCTTCATCCAATTGCCTCTCCAAGTCCTCCCGATCAGTATGCCTTTTCTTGCTTTGACGCTTATTATCTTCATCACTCTCCTCTTCTTCTACCCCTCTAACGGAACTGGACCGTTTAAGACGATTAACATCTGTATTAACAGTACCTGGTCTCGTATCCTTAGGAACAGTAAACATCACAACTTCTTCGTCCTcagtaatttttttttcgTATTCAGGTTCTTTTCTATTAAGTTTGAACAAATTTGTAAGTGAAGTATGCGAAAGACGTTGTTTTAAAGACCCTTGATGTGTCGCGGGTCCCATCATATACTATGGCAGCTGAACGTTTTTTTTTACAGAAACTTCTTGGATATAAAATTCTGAGTCCTAGTAAAAGAGATCTTTTCCTGTGTTTTTAACAAGACTTACTCAATTTTAAGTAGGATAACCCTTGTCATAGGCTCGTGAACAATAGTCTTAATTGGCCAAAAAATTGATAACGATTTAGTTCTTAGCGCTCAAAGGGTAGTTCAGTCGGTTTTTTGTTCCTTGAAGTAGAAGTCAAGATTTATCAAACGCTCTTCGTGGAAAGGGATAACATCACGTGGTAGCACGCGAGCGTGAGGGCGGCTAAGCTGCGGAGCTGAGAAGAAGGCTGGTGGTGTAGAGAGGCTGCTATGTGGCAGTAGATTGTACAAGAATAGCTGCTTGAAGCCACCTGGGGCTCAATTGGCGTAGTTTTTGCAGTGGTAACTTGCTATATATTGTTGTTTTTAGT
The Eremothecium sinecaudum strain ATCC 58844 chromosome II, complete sequence DNA segment above includes these coding regions:
- the BNA1 gene encoding 3-hydroxyanthranilate 3,4-dioxygenase (Syntenic homolog of Ashbya gossypii ACL127W; Syntenic homolog of Saccharomyces cerevisiae YJR025C (BNA1)) → MLNTSPINLDKWLQENSELLQPPVNNYCLHRGGFTVMIVGGPNERTDYHINPTPEWFHQKKGHMTLKVVDETLEGEDRFKDVTINEGDSFLLPANVPHNPVRYSGTVGIVVEQDRPAGQDDHLRWYCSNCKEIVCQFDFEMKDLGTQVKEGILKFEESEELRTCKECGTLNYSKPQ
- the MDE1 gene encoding methylthioribulose 1-phosphate dehydratase MDE1 (Syntenic homolog of Ashbya gossypii ACL126W; Syntenic homolog of Saccharomyces cerevisiae YJR024C (MDE1)), with amino-acid sequence MALYLDGCQCASKQVDDSTNKDPLVHSKDPKHPANIICQLCRLFYSNNWITGTGGGISVKHPLTGHIYIAPSGVQKEQLQPEEMFVMDPKTEDYIRTPEGYKPSACTPLFMSCYRQRNAAAVIHTHSQHAVMCSLFFDKVFEIANIEQIKALPSGQKDPVTGKDINLSFFDTLHIPIIENTAHEEDLTDGLNEALAAYPNATAVIVRRHGMYVWGPTLDKAKVYNEAIDYLLELATKMHQLGIPPACAIGEEKKYVKTY
- the LSM8 gene encoding U4/U6-U5 snRNP complex subunit LSM8 (Syntenic homolog of Ashbya gossypii ACL125C; Syntenic homolog of Saccharomyces cerevisiae YJR022W (LSM8)); amino-acid sequence: MSPLLKDYLNQRVVIITTDGQCLLATLSGFDKSINLLLSDVKERFTQSSIAGAYVLQGSQVVCCGPFEDSGSDSTEEVAQLQNTKNIVDREHEIWKEVWRTEHGDAL
- the REC107 gene encoding Rec107p (Syntenic homolog of Ashbya gossypii ACL124W; Syntenic homolog of Saccharomyces cerevisiae YJR021C (REC107); 1-intron in Ashbya gossypii), with translation MTDRLATSDTENGSSPLKHLDDTDRQILEWAGKLEMESIDLREKAGDLLSELRKRCNELNVTQKGIVDWKNTMNDELTSFKEEVLRALQDKHKVLLGEIRKTQNSGGSGSRSKSTVQLPPLSAGEMDKFSSRIIKSFETRQNRWLKEFQSTQQVLYNVTVQMDRVTEVLGNMSRDLQNLTERQVTLEQELVNQRYEHNQHNLSTPPPSFVASRKRSASPTPRGVTLSKTRDKVNKTRYIIPWEDISDQEL
- the TDA10 gene encoding putative ATP-dependent kinase (Syntenic homolog of Ashbya gossypii ACL123C; Syntenic homolog of Saccharomyces cerevisiae YGR205W (TDA10)) — protein: MPSSTIDTILSFVDVKVPEALAQRKGPGPLFILISGIQGSGKSYNAYRLFEHLSKHYKTLNISIDDFYLPHNEQLALSKKYEQNPLLQGRGLPGTHDLDLLEAVIKRLNSPEPGVLVIPKYNKAAFNGEGDRAGYAKVKKPIDIVILEGWFLGFQSIPEAKLALFAGENTNSSLALINQFLRRYETILWKNSELNTLGIVLAADDIQNVYTWRVQQEHELIKNTGSGMTDEQVSQFLTRYMQCYKIYYDRFVRSRALGNICNLIIGLDLQRTTTYVLL
- the ADE3 gene encoding trifunctional formate-tetrahydrofolate ligase/methenyltetrahydrofolate cyclohydrolase/methylenetetrahydrofolate dehydrogenase ADE3 (Syntenic homolog of Ashbya gossypii ACL121C; Syntenic homolog of Saccharomyces cerevisiae YGR204W (ADE3)) → MAIIDGKAIAATIRGEIADEISKLKKNDPSFKAKMTLIQVGARPDSSTYVRMKRKAAAEAGITVNFVHMEDTVSENEVLAVINDNNADKTVHGILVQLPLPKHINEHRVTSAVLPTKDIDGFGPYNIGELNSRNGTPYFHPCTPKGVIELLQRSGVKISGANAVVLGRSDIVGIPVSALLRSLDATVTMLHSKSQNIPQHVAHADIIVAAVGQAEFVKGDWLQNPDAVIIDVGINSIEDSTKKSGYRCVGDVEFSKALDKVKLITPVPGGVGPMTVAMLMQNTLLAAKRAAEVSEPFTPLPLDLVQPVPCDFEISRSQNPKDITTVASEAGILPSELEPYGKVKAKVQLDVLNRLKARENGKYILVTGITPTPLGEGKSTTTIGLVQALGAHLKKVAFANVRQPSMGPSFGIKGGAAGGGYSQVIPMDEFNMHVTGDIHAISIATNLLAAAIDSRMFHEGTQKDQALYKRLVPAKNGVRKFLPTMLKRLAKLGIDKTDPDSLTPDEIRQFSRLDIDPSSITWKRVVDCNDRFLRGITVGQAPTERGFTRETGFEISVASECMAILALSNSLSDLRERLGKIVVASNKAGEPVTCEDIGCAGAMAALMKDAIKPTLMQTLEGTPVFVHAGPFANISIGASSIIADKIALKLAGVDPEASEEEKKQQVGYVVTEAGFDFTMGGERFLNIKCRSSGLSPDVIVIVATVRALKVHGGGAEVKAGAPLPSEYSTENVELLRKGCSNLAKQIQNARAYNVPVVVAINKISSDTDLEHEVIKEESIKAGAVDAVIANHWAEGGKGAVDLANAVIKATELPSQDFKYLYDDKSLGIEEKLRCIAREMYGAADISLSDEAKNKIDLYAKQGFGDLPVCIAKTQYSLSHDASLKGVPTDYIFPIRDVKASIGAGYLYALAAEIQTIPGLPTHCGFMNIELNEDGEIEGMF
- the ESS1 gene encoding peptidylprolyl isomerase ESS1 (Syntenic homolog of Ashbya gossypii ACL120W; Syntenic homolog of Saccharomyces cerevisiae YJR017C (ESS1)); its protein translation is MTSETGLPAPWTVRFSKTRKREYYFNPETKQSQWELPEGTDSKKLEEYLENNPVKVRCLHLLIKHKGSRRPASHRNSQISITKEEAIEELKKYALKYTEGARFEDLAVERSDCSSYKKGGDLGFFGRGEMQAEFEKVAFSLKVGEVSGIADSDSGVHLIKRVA
- the YCH1 gene encoding phosphatase YCH1 (Syntenic homolog of Ashbya gossypii ACL119C; Syntenic homolog of Saccharomyces cerevisiae YGR203W (YCH1)), which translates into the protein MSASNISRIKYLNPKDLYRWIKIGHVDREPFQVIDVRGSDYIGGHISGSWNYPYGRIKREPELLNELKSKLEEKLPGEGQKSVVHCVFHCAQSQQRGPSTAMRFLRSIPEDQLHLFEIWILRGGFNEWQSMYGQDSSVTQDYVPDLW
- the PCT1 gene encoding choline-phosphate cytidylyltransferase (Syntenic homolog of Ashbya gossypii ACL118C; Syntenic homolog of Saccharomyces cerevisiae YGR202C (PCT1)) → MMGPATHQGSLKQRLSHTSLTNLFKLNRKEPEYEKKITEDEEVVMFTVPKDTRPGTVNTDVNRLKRSSSVRGVEEEESDEDNKRQSKKRHTDREDLERQLDEAIPEEYRKFRPRGFPFNLPPTDRPVRIYADGVFDLFHLGHMKQLEQCKKSFPNVTLVCGVPSDKVTHKLKGLTVLTDAQRCESLMHCRWVDEVIKDAPWCVTPEFLEEHKIDYVAHDDLPYSSADSDDIYKPIKETGKFLATQRTTGISTSDIITKIIRDYDKYLMRNFARGATRHELNVSWLKKNELEFRKHVQDFRSYFKKNQEKLNDASKDLYFEVREMLLKKTLGRSLYSKLVGSPPKRQRTLRGGSPATEFAHIYTGEAPGNGLVTTSSESDEEHLNRAGSMLSHLDRWLHDTPHSTPQDTPQDTPYDTADESD